A window of Candidatus Nitrospira allomarina genomic DNA:
ATATCAGTACCTCCACGGGATTAGCCGCAAAGACGCCTTCCAACGCTTCCGGACCTTCCGGAAGAGGGCTTTGTTCCGCGAACTCCAAAGCGGATTCAATTTCCTTTTCAACCCTCATATGAATTTCCTGGAATTCGGGTTGACCGGCATACCCCAATTTTTTCAGCCGACGTTCCGCCTGCAGAATGGGGTCTTTCTTCTTCCACTCCTCCAGGAGTTCCCGAGGCACATATTTGGCGGAATCATGTTCCGAATGCCCGTGCATACGCATGGTTTTGCATTCGATAAAGGTGGGACCCCCTCCGTCCCTTGTACGTTGAAAGGCCCGTTGTGCGGTCAGATAGACGGAGGCGACATCGTTTCCGTCCACAATTTCACCGGGGATGGCATAGGCTTTTGCCCGCTCGACGACATCTTTGATGGCCATCTGATGGTGAAGAGGGGTGGAGTAGGCGTATTGGTTGTTATTGCAAAAGAACACCACCGGCAGCCGGCGAACGGACGCGAAGTTCAACGCTTCATGAAAATCCCCGCGACTGGTCCCTCCATCTCCTGTATTCGCGGCGACAATACGGGTTTCGCCACGGAGCTTAAACGCCAGAGCCACTCCGGTCGCAACGGGAAGATTGTCAGCCAGATGACTGACAAAGGCGATGATGCCACGTTTCAGATCGCCCATATGCACGTTGCCGTCCTTCCCTTTGGTGGGTCCGGTGCGCTTGCCAAGATATTGCGCTAAGACCTCACCCGGCGTAATGCCTCTGACTAAAAACGCACCCATATCGCGATGGAAGGGGGCGATAATGTCATCCGCCTGCAGGGCGGAAGCATAGCCCACCGAAATCGCCTCCATTCCATGGCTGGTGTACGCACCACCGACGATGCGACCTTGCCGGTACAGCGTGGTCACTCGTTCCTCCAACGCTCTGGTGAGTTTAAGGAAATAATAGAGGTGGAGAAATTCAGATTGTGAAATCTCCATAACACTCTCCTTCTGTCTAGACATGAATAATTATCCTCTTGTTGGTCATTGGGTGTGGTATGGGTGATCCGTCATGTCCACTACTCATTCAATGGCGGCCTCCTCAAGCCGAGCCGCCTTGCAAAGAGCGGAATTGGACGTCCCGGTAGCGTGCCAATGTGGGGCTCAACCGGGCCTTTAACTCCAAACGTTTGGGTTTCCCCGTTGTCGTATAGGGTATTTCCTGGCCAAATATGATGACCTTGGGGCACTTGGCATAGGGCAACGCCTGGCGACACCATGTGACCATCTCATGTTCCGAAGGTTGCGGCATATGTTCTTTGAGAACGAGGTATCCGGCGATTTCTTCTCCGTAGAAACGGTTTTCAAAGGAAACGGTCATACCGAATTTGACGGAAGGGTGCCTTCTGAGTACTTCATCAATTTCCAAGGGTGAAATATTCACACCGCCACGGATGATTAATTCTTTCATTCGCCCGGATATGAAAAAGTACGGGCGATCACCCTGATCACGAACGAAAAACCCCTCATCTCCCGACCGAAACCATCCCCACCGGAAACTTTCCCCATTCGCATCCGGTCGTTTCAAGTAACCCGAACACACCGTTTGTCCGCGGATACAAATTTCCCCCTTTTCCATCTCGCCGACCGGTTGTCCTTGGGGATTGAGAATCGCCATGTCGTTGTGAGGAATCGGTAGGCCAATGGATGGATAGTCATAGTCCGTGAGCCAGTGCCTGTGTTCCTGTTCGGAAAGGTTAACGGGGAGAAAACTGGCATAACACGTGGTTTCAGATAGGCCGTATCCATGACGAACCGGAGCATGAAATTGATGCTCGAACCGTGACACCGTGTCCTTTAAGAGAGGGCCGGCACCACAAATCAATCCACGAAAATGGTCAAGCTGGTATTGCCGGTTATCCCGGGCTCCTTCCAGCAGGAACTCCAGAATGGTAGGGACCACACTCACGCAGGTAACCCCTTCATCCCGGATTCGGTTCCAAAACGCGGACTGACGAAAACGCCGGTTCAGTACGGATCTGCCCTGTCCATAAAATGGTGTGATGAGCGTGACAACGATCCCGTTCACATGATGGATCGGTAGCACACACATGAGGCAATGACCTTTTTCTAATCCGTGCCATCGTGCAATGCCGTGGGCATCGACGAGAAGATTTTCAATCGTGAGCACAACCCCTTTCGGCGGTCCCGTCGTTCCGGAGGTGTAGACAATTAATGCTTCATCCTTGAGAGCAGCTTGATCGAGAGATCCGTGGTTGTATGATTGAGCGGGGTGAGGTTGACTCATCATGTCCATGAGCGGTGAGGTTCCATTCCCGAGAGAGACGAGATGCAGGAGGTGGGGTAGTCGATTCCGGATATCCTGGAGGGCTTCGTATTCGGTTCCCCAACAAAAAACCACACAGGCCTCTGAATGTTCTAGAATATAGAAGCGACGGTCTCCAGATTCATTGAGGTCAATCGGCACCACCACGGCTCCCAGGACCCATGCGGCATAATACATCACCACGGTAAAGTCGTGATTAAACAGCAGGGTGGCAATGCGATCACCTCGTTGGATCCCCAGTTGCTCACGCAGGAAGGTTACGGTCCGATTGACGGCGTTTCCGAATTCCTCATAGGTATAGCTTCGAGCCATTCCGGAATCGTCGTAATATGTTAAGTACACGTCTTTCATGAGTGCCGGATCGGCCACCCGCTGCTGAAAAAATTGCGTAAACGAAGAATATGGGAATTCGAGGAGCGGGTTTCCGTTCCGATGCGCCTCCTGAATATTGTTATTCATGGAAATCGTTTCAATCATCCGTTTTACCCTCTAAGGAAATGACTCATTCCCCTGTGAGCATGAGGCCTCGCGAGCGATAGCCGTTAGCATCCAAGAGTTCCTTCATCGCGCATCCCCGAGTGTGACATGCCTGTTCCTGGAATGCGCCCCGTTGTGGTTGGGGTTTTTCATCGTTCGTTGATGCTCGAGACCCAACCAGAACCCCTCTAAAAAGTTCAGAACCTGTCGGACGCCGTCGTGAAAATCCTGTCGCTCTTGAGTGGAGAGTGTCCCCTGAGCGGAGCCATGTCCTTCCATGGCTGCAACGGCATGCACCATGGCTTCCTCATGAGTGGATTCAAGTTCACGATGGAAAGTGAAATACCTCATATCAAGACCAGGAAGTCGCTGACGACGCAAAGACTGTAAGCCGGGAATGAGGTGATCCCACATGGTAATGGCCATGTTTTCCAGGCCAAAGGAAGCTCCTAAGGCTTGTTCATGAAGTCCGCTGCTGTACAATTCTTCCAGCCCTTCGATATAGGCCCGGGTAGAAGGCATCATCGGTGTAGTCAGGGCTTGATGAAGATCGATGTCGATGGAACGCAGGAAATGCCGATAGAGTAACTCATGTCTGTTTTCAGGATTTCCCTCCCCTAATTCTGAATACAAAACCCGTGTCAATTCCTCCGCGACGGATTCGTCCTCGGTGTTGACCAGTTGTGCGACAAGAATTTTTGGAAAGAATCGGGCAAAATTATAAAACTCCACCGCAAACGCATGGAGTTCTTCATCGGATGCGTCCCCCTTCTTAAACCAATTCAGATAAGAGTTATTGATGGCACCATGGTGAAGTACGAATTCCCGCATCTCCCGATAAAATCCTGACATGGTGGCCTCCTTAGGCTGAACACATAAGTAAGTCCCATTTTCAAGTAATTGTTATCTGTGATTGCCAGTCAAGAATTTGATGATAAAATATTATTATCATAATAAAACTTTTATGGACTACAAGCAATGAGGGGGAATGGGAAGGATGTCGCATTGGCCATTTTATTCATTGCTTTATCAAAAGATTGCAAAAGATTATTTTTTAATGGTAAATTGAAATTAATTTGGTAGCTAAGCCTAATAACGGACCGGAAGATACGGGAAAACATGAACGGTCTGCAGGAGTCCTTTCGAATTATTGATAGGGAAGGAGAATCCCATGGGTGACACGGTTGGAATTGATCACATTACCCTTTGTGTGAATGATCTTCATGCTGCCGAATACCTGTTCAATAACATTCTCGGCTTCCGAACGATCTGGTCTGCCGATGATGTGGGATCCGATAGGTCAAGCATGGATACCATTGTGGTTCAAAGGAACAATATTCGAGTGGCCCTCATGCAAGGCCGGGATAAAACCGGTAAATCACAGATTACGGAATTTGTCGAACGTTTTGGGCCAGGTATACAGCATGTCGCATTGGAAGTAGACGATATCGAAACCGTGTGCCAGGAATGGGAAGCCCATGGCGTGAAGTTCAGCGGGCCCGTGAAGGAAGGTCGGGATGGATTCGGTCCGCTCCGCCAGCGTTTTACTTATCCACTGTTTCCCGGCAGTGGAATTTTCTTCGAACTGACTCAGCGTAAACAGGGAAAGGAGGAGTCAAAGACTTTTGTGAAGAGCACAGTCGAGTCCTTATATCAGGATATTGAACGGGATCAAACGCAGGGCGTGGAACAGACTATTATTGATTTTGGGCATATTCCCTAAGCCGCTATGGCCATGGTGGATTCATGCTGACAGAAAGGACCCCATGTATTTAACACGGAAAGGTCAATCACCCCGGCAAGCGCACGTCAATATTCCAGCAGGGCTGTATGAAGAGGAACATGGGCGCAAGGGATTTGCCGGGCCGGCTTCCCATCTCTATCGATCGCATCCTCCCACCAACTGGCTTCGGATCGATGGGCCCTGTCGGCCTCGCGCCTTCCAGTGCAGCGACCTGACCCCTCCAGATTTTTTCACCAGGGAAAGCCGACCGGTGGAAATATTACGAAGTCCGGATGTCCAGGTTTCTATCTCCCGTCGGAAAGAAACGATGCCGTATTTTTTTCGCAATGCGGATGGCGATGAAGTGCATTTTGTACATAAAGGGCGAGGTCTGCTGGAAACCGATTACGGCGTGCTGACGTATGAACCCGGAGACTATCTGGTCATTCCCAAAGGGACGACCTACCGTATGGTGGTTGAAGAAGGACCCGGTGTCATGTTGATCATGGAAACTTCTGAACCTGTCATGCTGCCCGAACGGGGGTTGCTGGGACAGCATGCTCTATTCGATCCCGAGGTCCTTGTGGTCCCCGAACTTTCAGCGCCCGTCCCCACACAGGGTCAACAGGAATGGGAGCTTCGCATCAAACGTGATGGAACGTATACCAAGGTGTTTTATCCTTTTTCTCCGTTGGATGTAGTCGGGTGGAAGGGAGAGGTTTGGCCGACGAAACTCAACGTTCGGGATTTTCGGCCGGTGACCAGTCCCCGCTATCACTTACCTCCGAGCGTGCACGCGACCTTCCAGGCGGGAAGGGTGTGGATTTCGACGTTTGCCCCCAGACCGCTGGAGAGTGAGCCGGGTGCATTGAAAATTCCCTTTTATCATCGGAATACGGATTTTGATGAAGTCCTGTTTTATCACGAGGGAAATTTCTTCAGCCGGTCGGGCATTCATCCCGGAACCCTGACCTTACATCCTCAGGGCATACATCATGGACCCCATCCAGGGGCGGTTGAGGCCAGTAAAACACAGACACAGACGAATGAAATTGCGGTGATGGTGGAGTCACGGCAACCCTTCTGCGTGATGCTTGAGGCTGAGGCTGTTGAATTAAAAAACTATTCCATGAGTTGGAGCACACCATGAAACTTGTCACCTTCCAGGTTCACACACCAGTCGGAAAATTTGCGCGGGTCGGAGCATTCCACCATGAGTCCATTGTGGATCTGAACATGGCATACACGCGGATGCTGGCGGATCAAGGGGAGGCGCAACCCTACAGGCTGGCCACATCGGAAGTCCCGTCCTCTATGCTGGAGCTCCTTCAGGGGGAAGTGTCGGCGATGAATAGAGCCCGGGAGGCCTTTCATTATATTCGTGACAACGATCATGTGATCCATGGCCCTGATGATGAAACGATTGTCTATAACAGGGAAGAGGTCTCGTTGCTTGCGCCGATCCCTCATCCCCCTCTTCTTCGTGATTTTATTGCCTTTGAGGCGCACATCGCCGCGACTTCCAAAAAACGAGGTCAACCGATACCCCCGGAGTGGTACAAGGCGCCGGTCTATTATAAAGGCAATCCACAGACCATCATCGGGCCCGAAGACGTTCTGGTGTGGCCGTTACAGACACAAAAACTCGATTATGAGCTGGAGTTGGCCTGCGTCATTGGTCGAAAGGGGAGAGATATTCCGGCGGATAAGGCGTGGGATTACATTGCCGGCTATACCATCATGAATGATTTTAGTGCCCGGGATATTCAATTCCAGGAAATGGCCTGTCGGCTCGGACCCGCGAAGGGGAAGGATTTTGCCACGGCGTTGGGACCCTGCCTGGTGACGCCGGAGGAGATTCCAGACCTGAAGCAGGTCGCCATGGTGGCTCGTGTCAACGGAGAAGTCTGGTCGAAAGGGTCGTTTGGAACCATTTACTGGTCGTTCGCTCAAATGATTGAACATGTGTCCAGGGGAGAAACGGTCTATCCGGGCGAAGTGTTCGGCTCTGGAACCGTGGGTGGGGGATGTGGATTGGAGATGGATCGGTTTTTACAGCCGGATGATGTCGTGGAGCTGGAAATTCAGCCTATTGGAACATTGAAAACGAAGATTACCAAGGAGCATTGAGCATGAATCTGGTGCTTGAGAAACACAAACGCATATCGGAATTGGTCGATTATCAGCGAAGGCTCTACGCGGATTCAACCGTCGAAGAACGGCTTCAAGCGATTGTCGGAAAGTCCCCATCCTCTTCCCTGTCGAAACACGAGGTCATTCGGATACTTCGCGATTCAATGGCGGTTCTGTTTGATACGCATGTAGCCGTCGTGTCGGGCCACCATACCGCGACCTATTTAGGATTTGAGTCCATCGCACGTGATGCGGATCTGCTTTCCCTTATCAGTGCGGATATGGGCCACTGGGTTTTAGGCCTGAGCCAACACCATCGAATCGACGGACTCCTCGTGCCGGCATCGGATGCACGTTTGTTGGCAGAGGGTATCGCGACCAGCATTAGCCCTCAGATGACGATGAGAGTGGTATATGCGCCTTTCAATCAGGATACAGGAAAGATTGGAGTGGAGATTCCCGAAGGCTCGATACAAAAAGGGGATAATTTTGTGGTGATCAATGACGTGACCGCGCGAGGGAGCTGCGTCAACAAACTCAAAACCATTGTGAACGATCATGGCGGTCATGTCGTAGGAATGATGGTCTTTGCCCGTCGGGATAGCGGGCAATTTCCTTTGATGGATGACTTGATGTCTCGTTATCCATTTTACTACGGGACGAACGTGACGATGCCTCAATGGGACATTCAGGACTGCCCGAATTGTCGAGCCGGAGAAGAAATCTTTTCCTGGAAGGAGATGCCGTCCGATCTCAGGGCAAGAGGGGATGATGCTTGCTGACCGCCTGGCCGAGTATGCGGAGTTGTTAACCTTCCAGAACCTTCCTTCGGACGTGATCCATGAGGTGAAGCGACGGGTGTTGGATAGCCTGGCCTGTGCATATGGTGCCACCACGGCACCCCCATGCAGGATTGCGAGACGCCTGGCGACCCGGGTGATGGTCAAAGACGGCGCAACGGTATGGGGAACCCCCCATCGAACCAGTCCGGATCTGGCCGCCTTTGCGAATGGTACGGCGGTGCGGTATCTCGACTGCAACGATACCTACCTCTCCAAGGAGCCGGCTCATCCGTCAGACAATATTCCGGCCTGTCTGGCGGTGGCCGAAAGTCTTCATGTTCATGGCCGGCAATTCATTCAGTCCATCGTGCTGGCCTATGAGATTCAGTGCCGTCTTTGTGACGCCGCCGCGCTCCGCCCTCGAGGATGGGATCACGTCACTTATGGAGCGTTTTCTACCGCGGTTGCCACAGCTAGCCTTCTCAAACTTCCTAAAAAACAGATCGTGCATGCGCTCAATCTGGCGGGAATTACGGCTGGAGCACTGCGTCAGACCAGAGTGGGAGAAGTTTCCCTATGGAAAGCCTGCGCGTTTGCCAATGCAGGCAGGAATGGAATCTTCGCAGGGTATGCAGCTCGCGAGGGTATGACCGGACCGGAGGCCATGTTTGAAGGGGAAAAGGGATTTATGAAGGTGATTTCCGGACCATTCTCTTTACCCGAAATGGGAGGACGTCACGGCTCTTCCTATAAAATTCTTGACACCTACATCAAGCCCCATCCGGTGGAATATCATGCTCAGTCGGCAGTGGAGGCGGCATTCGCCATTCGGGAACAACTGATTGCTGCGTGTGGGGAATGGCCTGTCCACCGAATCAAAGCCATTATTGTCGGCAGTGGTGATGTGGCGATCGAAATCATTGGACGGGACCAGGAAAAATGGCATCCTAAAACCCGTGAGACTGCTGATCATAGTCTCCCCTTCTGCGTGGCAGTCGCTCTGACGGATGGGGAAATATCTCCCCGGTCATTTTCCCCGCGTCGCCTGAACGACACCGTTCTGTTTAATCTCATGCAGAAAATCCGTGTTGAGGAGGTCAAAGAGTTTTCCGAGGGTTATCCGGATGCCATGGCCAACAGAATTGATGTCACCCTGATGGATGGCAGGACGTTCACGGCTCAGATTGACCATCCCAAAGGTCATCCACGACGTCCGCTCACCGATCGCGAACTGGAATTGAAGTTTCAGAAGTTGTCTTCACGGAAAATCGGCCGGAAAGATATGACAAAGGTTATCCAAACCGTGTGGGAACTGGACCGTCTGAAAAACGTTAATGTCCTGGTATCGGCATTACCAGTTATGGATGGACGATGAGTGGGAAACCAATAACCTCCCAGAGTAGGGCGCGCCGCTTTCGAACCGAGCTTCAACGGGACACGTTGGCGGTGCCGGGTGTCTTTAATGCGTTTTCGGCTCGATTGGTTGAGGATGCCGGTTTTCCGGCAGCATACCTGTCAGGAGCGGGTCTGGCGGCTTCCCGGGCACTACCTGATATCGGTCTGTTAACGATGACGGAGGTGGTGACAGAAACCCGGTACGTGACTCAACGGGTTCAAATTCCGGTCATCGTCGATGCCGATACGGGATTTGGAGAGAGGCACCAGGTGTATCGCACGGTTCAGGAATTAGAATCAGCCGGAGCGGTGGGAGTCCAATTGGAAGACCAGGTATTGGCAAAACGTTGCGGTCATTTGCCCGGAAAAACCCTGATTTCGTGTGAGGGCATGTGTCAAAAAATCCAGTCGGCAGTTGAAGCAAAACAGGATCGGGATCTCGTCATCATTGCGAGGACGGATGCCCGGGCTGTGGAAGGTCTGGATGGGGCCATTGAAAGGGCTCGAGCTTACAGGGCAGCCGGCGCTGATGCGATTTTCCCGGAGGCCCTCCAGTCAGCCAAAGAATTTCAAACGGCAGCTAAAGCCCTGAAATATTCCGGGAGCATTCTGGTCGCCAATATGACTGAATGGGGACAATCTCCCTATTTGACCGTCAAGGAATTCTCCGGAATGGGATATCACATCGTGCTGTTCCCCATGACCGTATTTCGTGTGATGGCAAAGGAAGGCCGAGCAGCTCTCCTGGAATTACAAAAACAGGGAACCCAACAAGCTTTTCTCGATCGCATGCAAACCAGGCAGGCATTGTACGAGTTGTTGGAATATCAAAAGTATGAACGTGTGCCAACGGAATGAAAGAGAAACGTTGAATTCTCCGAGCCCTAAGAATGCATTCACGGTCTCTTTGGACCGCCTCAGGACAAAATTTTCCAACAGGCCTGTAAAGAAAGGCAGGTGTACCATGGAAACGGCTGTTCATAATCCCGGCCTTGATGGGGTGGTGGTGGGTGAATCAGCCATCTGCCAAATAGACGAGACGAGGGGAAGTTTACGATATCGAGGATATGCCATTGAAGAGCTGGCCGAGCAGGCGACGTTTGAAGAAGTGTCATATTTATTACTGCATGGAGATCTGCCGTTATCCCGCGATCTTCAGGAGTGGCAGGCCGAGTTGGCTCATGCCGGGTCCTTACCCCCGGTCGTCGGGCAATTTCTGTCAACGGTTCCAGCTTCTGCGAATGTCATGGATGTGCTTCGAACCGGGGTGTCGTTTCTCGGGATGATCGACCATGAAGCTCAGAATATCTCCCATGAGGCCAATCTTCGAAAGGCCGTCCGTTTACTCGCACAAATGCCCCTACTTCTTTCCTGGGCGAGTCGGACTCGATTCGATCGTCCTTTTTTTCAGGCTCCTGCCACAACGTCGTTTGCCCAAAGCCTCTTGTATCTGTTGACAGGGAATCTTCGGGAAGATCATGCGAAAGAACTGGAGGTTTCTCTTAATCTCTATGCCGAGCACGAGTTGAACGCTTCAACGTTCGCTGGTCGGGTCACGGCCTCAACCCGGGCTGATCTTTATGGAGCTGTCACGGCGGCTATTGCTACGCTCAAAGGCCCCCTTCATGGTGGAGCGAATGAAGCTGTGGCGGAGATGTTCCACGCCATTCAGGACCCGGAAAACGCGCAAGGGTGGGTCCATTCAAAATTGTCCGGGAAGGAACGGGTCATGGGGTTTGGCCATCGAGTCTTAAAACACGAGGATCCGCGTTCGGCTATTATCAAACGACGGGCGAAAGCCTTGAGTCAACATGCGGATGGGACGCGGTGGTACGAAATTGCGGAAATCATTGAACAGACGATGAAGGAAGAAAAGGGGCTCCTCCCGAATCTGGATTTTTATACGGCAGTGGTCTACCTCTTCATCGGAATTCCAAAAGAAGCCTTCACGCCAATTTTTGTCGCAAGCCGGCTGAGTGGATGGTGTGCCCATATCATCGAACAACAGGATCACAATCGTCTGATCCGGCCACGAGCCTCCTACATCGGCCCTCCTGCGCGGGAATTTCTCTTTATCGGGGACCGATAAGAGACAAGAACCGCCCCATTACTCTGCTGTCATCAACGGTAAAGCGAAGAAACTGTGCTGAGAGGTGTGGCCTCAG
This region includes:
- a CDS encoding thiamine pyrophosphate-dependent dehydrogenase E1 component subunit alpha gives rise to the protein MEISQSEFLHLYYFLKLTRALEERVTTLYRQGRIVGGAYTSHGMEAISVGYASALQADDIIAPFHRDMGAFLVRGITPGEVLAQYLGKRTGPTKGKDGNVHMGDLKRGIIAFVSHLADNLPVATGVALAFKLRGETRIVAANTGDGGTSRGDFHEALNFASVRRLPVVFFCNNNQYAYSTPLHHQMAIKDVVERAKAYAIPGEIVDGNDVASVYLTAQRAFQRTRDGGGPTFIECKTMRMHGHSEHDSAKYVPRELLEEWKKKDPILQAERRLKKLGYAGQPEFQEIHMRVEKEIESALEFAEQSPLPEGPEALEGVFAANPVEVLI
- a CDS encoding class I adenylate-forming enzyme family protein, which gives rise to MIETISMNNNIQEAHRNGNPLLEFPYSSFTQFFQQRVADPALMKDVYLTYYDDSGMARSYTYEEFGNAVNRTVTFLREQLGIQRGDRIATLLFNHDFTVVMYYAAWVLGAVVVPIDLNESGDRRFYILEHSEACVVFCWGTEYEALQDIRNRLPHLLHLVSLGNGTSPLMDMMSQPHPAQSYNHGSLDQAALKDEALIVYTSGTTGPPKGVVLTIENLLVDAHGIARWHGLEKGHCLMCVLPIHHVNGIVVTLITPFYGQGRSVLNRRFRQSAFWNRIRDEGVTCVSVVPTILEFLLEGARDNRQYQLDHFRGLICGAGPLLKDTVSRFEHQFHAPVRHGYGLSETTCYASFLPVNLSEQEHRHWLTDYDYPSIGLPIPHNDMAILNPQGQPVGEMEKGEICIRGQTVCSGYLKRPDANGESFRWGWFRSGDEGFFVRDQGDRPYFFISGRMKELIIRGGVNISPLEIDEVLRRHPSVKFGMTVSFENRFYGEEIAGYLVLKEHMPQPSEHEMVTWCRQALPYAKCPKVIIFGQEIPYTTTGKPKRLELKARLSPTLARYRDVQFRSLQGGSA
- a CDS encoding TenA family transcriptional regulator, encoding MSGFYREMREFVLHHGAINNSYLNWFKKGDASDEELHAFAVEFYNFARFFPKILVAQLVNTEDESVAEELTRVLYSELGEGNPENRHELLYRHFLRSIDIDLHQALTTPMMPSTRAYIEGLEELYSSGLHEQALGASFGLENMAITMWDHLIPGLQSLRRQRLPGLDMRYFTFHRELESTHEEAMVHAVAAMEGHGSAQGTLSTQERQDFHDGVRQVLNFLEGFWLGLEHQRTMKNPNHNGAHSRNRHVTLGDAR
- a CDS encoding VOC family protein; protein product: MGDTVGIDHITLCVNDLHAAEYLFNNILGFRTIWSADDVGSDRSSMDTIVVQRNNIRVALMQGRDKTGKSQITEFVERFGPGIQHVALEVDDIETVCQEWEAHGVKFSGPVKEGRDGFGPLRQRFTYPLFPGSGIFFELTQRKQGKEESKTFVKSTVESLYQDIERDQTQGVEQTIIDFGHIP
- a CDS encoding homogentisate 1,2-dioxygenase, with product MYLTRKGQSPRQAHVNIPAGLYEEEHGRKGFAGPASHLYRSHPPTNWLRIDGPCRPRAFQCSDLTPPDFFTRESRPVEILRSPDVQVSISRRKETMPYFFRNADGDEVHFVHKGRGLLETDYGVLTYEPGDYLVIPKGTTYRMVVEEGPGVMLIMETSEPVMLPERGLLGQHALFDPEVLVVPELSAPVPTQGQQEWELRIKRDGTYTKVFYPFSPLDVVGWKGEVWPTKLNVRDFRPVTSPRYHLPPSVHATFQAGRVWISTFAPRPLESEPGALKIPFYHRNTDFDEVLFYHEGNFFSRSGIHPGTLTLHPQGIHHGPHPGAVEASKTQTQTNEIAVMVESRQPFCVMLEAEAVELKNYSMSWSTP
- a CDS encoding fumarylacetoacetate hydrolase family protein; the protein is MKLVTFQVHTPVGKFARVGAFHHESIVDLNMAYTRMLADQGEAQPYRLATSEVPSSMLELLQGEVSAMNRAREAFHYIRDNDHVIHGPDDETIVYNREEVSLLAPIPHPPLLRDFIAFEAHIAATSKKRGQPIPPEWYKAPVYYKGNPQTIIGPEDVLVWPLQTQKLDYELELACVIGRKGRDIPADKAWDYIAGYTIMNDFSARDIQFQEMACRLGPAKGKDFATALGPCLVTPEEIPDLKQVAMVARVNGEVWSKGSFGTIYWSFAQMIEHVSRGETVYPGEVFGSGTVGGGCGLEMDRFLQPDDVVELEIQPIGTLKTKITKEH
- a CDS encoding MmgE/PrpD family protein codes for the protein MMLADRLAEYAELLTFQNLPSDVIHEVKRRVLDSLACAYGATTAPPCRIARRLATRVMVKDGATVWGTPHRTSPDLAAFANGTAVRYLDCNDTYLSKEPAHPSDNIPACLAVAESLHVHGRQFIQSIVLAYEIQCRLCDAAALRPRGWDHVTYGAFSTAVATASLLKLPKKQIVHALNLAGITAGALRQTRVGEVSLWKACAFANAGRNGIFAGYAAREGMTGPEAMFEGEKGFMKVISGPFSLPEMGGRHGSSYKILDTYIKPHPVEYHAQSAVEAAFAIREQLIAACGEWPVHRIKAIIVGSGDVAIEIIGRDQEKWHPKTRETADHSLPFCVAVALTDGEISPRSFSPRRLNDTVLFNLMQKIRVEEVKEFSEGYPDAMANRIDVTLMDGRTFTAQIDHPKGHPRRPLTDRELELKFQKLSSRKIGRKDMTKVIQTVWELDRLKNVNVLVSALPVMDGR
- the prpB gene encoding methylisocitrate lyase; the encoded protein is MSGKPITSQSRARRFRTELQRDTLAVPGVFNAFSARLVEDAGFPAAYLSGAGLAASRALPDIGLLTMTEVVTETRYVTQRVQIPVIVDADTGFGERHQVYRTVQELESAGAVGVQLEDQVLAKRCGHLPGKTLISCEGMCQKIQSAVEAKQDRDLVIIARTDARAVEGLDGAIERARAYRAAGADAIFPEALQSAKEFQTAAKALKYSGSILVANMTEWGQSPYLTVKEFSGMGYHIVLFPMTVFRVMAKEGRAALLELQKQGTQQAFLDRMQTRQALYELLEYQKYERVPTE
- a CDS encoding citrate/2-methylcitrate synthase, which produces METAVHNPGLDGVVVGESAICQIDETRGSLRYRGYAIEELAEQATFEEVSYLLLHGDLPLSRDLQEWQAELAHAGSLPPVVGQFLSTVPASANVMDVLRTGVSFLGMIDHEAQNISHEANLRKAVRLLAQMPLLLSWASRTRFDRPFFQAPATTSFAQSLLYLLTGNLREDHAKELEVSLNLYAEHELNASTFAGRVTASTRADLYGAVTAAIATLKGPLHGGANEAVAEMFHAIQDPENAQGWVHSKLSGKERVMGFGHRVLKHEDPRSAIIKRRAKALSQHADGTRWYEIAEIIEQTMKEEKGLLPNLDFYTAVVYLFIGIPKEAFTPIFVASRLSGWCAHIIEQQDHNRLIRPRASYIGPPAREFLFIGDR